The Psilocybe cubensis strain MGC-MH-2018 chromosome 7, whole genome shotgun sequence genome has a window encoding:
- a CDS encoding PHD finger-like domain-containing protein 5A, which yields MSKHHPDLIMCRRQPGIAIGRLCEKCDGKCPVCDSYVRPETLVRICDECNFGTYGGRCIICGSPGISDAYYCAECTRLEKDRDGCPKIVNLGASRTDLFYERRRLGFKKG from the exons ATGTCGAAACACCATCCCG ATTTGATAATGTGCCGCAGGCAGCCAGGAATTG CTATTGGTCGTCTTTGTGAAAAGTGTGATGGGAAATG CCCTGTATGTGATTCATATGTTCGGCCAGAGACTTTGGTACGAATTTGTGATGAATGCAATTTCGGTACATACGGAGGGCGCTGCATCATCTGCGGCTCACCAG GTATTTCGGATGCGTACTACTGTGCCGAATGTACGAGACTGGAAAAGGATCGTGATGGATGTCCCAAAATCGTGAATCTAGGAGCAAGTCGGACAGATCTGTTCTATGAGCGGCGTAGATTAG GGTTCAAGAAAGGGTAG
- a CDS encoding ZZ-type zinc finger-containing protein P35G2.11c, whose protein sequence is MYHPPDRPLIVKCTFDKWHKRITFSSARNCSYDLLRRKVEQCFSLYATSYLVSWKDDDGEITSITTDEDLLEAIQFFQAGDDAPMSSAASILSGRSFGARKITLRVTITVEYDGPSLSDTSSLASLEEFKGKNASQQSFSFGTPTIDLDDDSVTVSSRDPGTSSARSGRSGAPSRALPQIPKQKSFMGSDNPHTSVKGGDRPVNGQSGSSRIPSTLNRTESSLTQDIQLEAAEERYPLDPSAVFERLKLAEDDASSVNYDSLGASERGAAWLRDQNERVIRSMLGALPEPSVSDDFSFSLGGSQPEEEEDSLGGDLALQRDPSGKYYYTYTSGSSSQFQGSGADDDAQNGNEGDAYVRSVMRDNRPTSMQLNWLASQRVDTTKKLSRGERHPMSIAEELEATNGFPHTIDKELLPFLPIAGPSPDILTDCSNCGSILDAIRYVCSTCGPKTAVGESTSEKGKDRATESSPITMYTYPPVQPTHPLFSSPNSSSSQTYVGSSDYDTQRYKPLPSIPPASSVYTDRTRLNVPPTSPTAVSSPGYELCSACLESVGIYHAVESGLAAPGSSPVVSNMSPSHDDAQRASQWRRAAPKKGQLRHAFQEKVWGHLGWEDVVLDEAQVSECSTCNAVTEHKRYKCASCTKMHLCRACYSQVHELHPSHAFLIVPDKPLENLDGSDFPSIELPDSHEELSLTHPGVKCAHCLLDIVGARFHCAICDSIDICSNCESAGLPGNLDSADGGHNSSHILIKIPYPLETAELQNASRRALHLWRRDGPNVGQSFPGSKAESEISSYAHTMIGSGSRESSHNDHRLFCNGCGHLIVGVRYQCAHCPSLTSPYSLCSECEKRSYIIHDPMHIFFKLPRPVLRPIQSAFPMLPPLYKMPAGPPPNIPKTNDPRAYLASLVHPSAICDRCMTCIEGEWFRCAYCARDLCDNCEGVDTHDDTHVFLVLKAPVDMALFKNFANLDSQEGSPPVLAHPVYR, encoded by the exons ATGTACCATCCCCCTGACAGACCGCTTATCGTCAAATGCACATTCGACAAATGGCATAAACGGATTACTTTTAGCTCTGCGCGTAATTGCTCATATGATCTACTTCGAAGAAAG GTAGAACAATGTTTCTCGCTTTACGCGACGTCGTACCTTGTCTCTTGGAAAGACGACGATGGAGAAATCACATCTATCACAACGGATGAAGATCTTTTGGAGGCCATCCAGTTCTTCCAAGCTGGGGACGACGCACCGATGTCATCCGCCGCCTCTATACTATCTGGTAGAAGCTTTGGAGCACGCAAGATCACTTTGAGGGTCACTATTACTGTGGAGTATGATGGACCCAGTCTTTCTGATACATCGTCCTTGGCAAGTTTGGAGGAGTTCAAGGGGAAGAATGCGAGTCAACAATCGTTCTCATTTGGCACACCGACTATTGATCTAGACGATGACTCGGTTACTGTTAGCTCAAGGGATCCAGGGACGTCTTCAGCGCGCTCAGGGAGGTCAGGGGCGCCTTCTCGAGCCCTTCCACAAATTCCAAAACAAAAGAGCTTCATGGGTTCCGATAATCCGCATACATCGGTGAAGGGAGGTGATCGCCCAGTAAATGGTCAATCCGGCTCCTCGCGAATTCCATCGACATTGAATCGTACTGAGAGCTCGTTGACACAAGACATTCAGTTGGAGGCAGCAGAGGAGCGGTATCCATTGGATCCATCTGCAGTATTCGAGCGCCTCAAGCTTGCTGAAGACGATGCTTCCAGTGTAAACTACGACTCGTTGGGTGCAAGCGAACGAGGGGCTGCGTGGTTGCGAGACCAGAATGAAAGGGTGATACGCTCCATGTTGGGGGCCCTCCCAGAACCTTCTGTGTCCGATGACTTCTCGTTCTCACTAGGTGGCTCACAAccggaggaagaggaagattcATTGGGAGGAGATCTAGCACTACAACGGGATCCCAGCGGCAAATATTACTACACTTATACATCTGGATCGTCTTCACAATTCCAAGGCTCTGgcgccgacgacgacgctcAGAACGGCAACGAAGGGGATGCATATGTGCGAAGCGTCATGCGTGACAACAGACCTACCTCGATGCAACTCAATTGGCTTGCTTCGCAAAGGGTCGATACAACCAAGAAACTAAGTCGTGGCGAGCGACATCCCATGTCTATAGCCGAAGAGCTTGAAGCGACAAATGGGTTCCCCCACACCATAGACAAGGAACTTTTGCCTTTCTTACCCATTGCTGGTCCGTCACCAGACATACTCACCGACTGCTCGAACTGCGGGTCGATCTTGGACGCCATCAGATACGTCTGCTCGACTTGCGGCCCAAAAACTGCGGTGGGTGAAAGTACCTCTGAGAAAGGCAAAGACAGGGCGACAGAATCATCTCCGATTACTATGTACACATACCCGCCCGTGCAGCCGACACACCCCCTCTTCTCGAGTCCCAATTCGAGTTCGTCGCAGACCTACGTGGGCAGCTCGGACTATGATACCCAGCGATACAAACCCCTGCCTTCGATCCCCCCGGCGTCGTCCGTGTATACGGACAGGACGCGCCTGAATGTCCCGCCGACGTCGCCCACGGCGGTCAGTTCGCCCGGATATGAGTTATGCTCGGCCTGTCTTGAATCGGTGGGTATCTATCACGCCGTTGAATCCGGGCTGGCCGCCCCTGGGTCATCTCCCGTCGTCAGTAATATGTCACCGTCGCATGATGATGCACAGAGAGCATCACAATGGAGGAGAGCGGCACCGAAAAAGGGACAGCTACGCCATGCGTTCCAGGAAAAAGTTTGGGGTCATCTTGGATGGGAAGACGTTG TTCTGGATGAGGCGCAAGTGTCGGAGTGCTCGACTTGTAATGCCGTCACGGAGCACAAGAGGTATAAATGTGCCTCCTGTACGAAGATGCACCTATGCCGGGCATGTTATAG CCAAGTTCACGAATTACACCCGTCACACGCTTTCCTAATCGTGCCCGACAAGCCTTTGGAAAATCTGGATGGGTCTGATTTCCCTTCAATTGAATTACCTGATTCTCATGAGGAACTAT CTCTAACCCACCCTGGTGTCAAATGTGCACA CTGCCTGCTTGATATCGTCGGAGCACGGTTCCATTGTGCAATATGTGATTCTATAGATATTTGCTCCAATTGCGAATCAGCTGGTCTGCCTGGCAATTTAGACTCTGCAGATGGAGGCCATAATTCTTCACATATTTTAATCAAG ATACCTTATCCGCTGGAAACGGCTGAG CTGCAGAATGCTAGCCGTAGAGCATTACACCTATGGAGAAGAGACGGGCCAAATGTCGGCCAGTCTTTCCCAGGATCTAAAGCAGAATCAGAAATCTCTTCTTATGCACATACAATGATCGGTTCTGGGTCACGGGAATCCTCGCATAACGACCACCGTTTGTTCTGCAACGGCTGCGGTCAT CTGATCGTTGGTGTACGGTACCAATGCGCACACTGCCCATCACTAACGTCGCCGTACAGTCTC TGCTCCGAATGTGAAAAACGTTCCTATATCATACATGACCCGATGCACATCTTCTTTAAACTACCCAGACCAGTTCTTCGCCCTATTCAATCCGCTTTTCCAATGCTACCTCCACT ATACAAGATGCCAGCGGGACCACCACCAAACATACCTAAAACTAATGACCCAAGAG CTTATCTTGCATCTTTGGTACATCCCTCTGCGATTTGTGATCGCTGCATGACCTGTATCGAAGGGGAGTGGTTCCGTTGCGCATATTGCGCTCGCGATCTGTGCGACAACTGCGAAGGGGTGGATACCCACGATGATACCCACGTTTTCCTTGTTCTGAAGGCTCCC GTTGACATGGCGTTGTTCAA GAACTTCGCCAATCTTGACAGTCAAGAAGGAAGCCCGCCTGTCCTTGCGCATCCCGTATATCGATGA